A genomic segment from Peribacillus sp. ACCC06369 encodes:
- a CDS encoding ABC transporter ATP-binding protein, whose protein sequence is MKNAISIEGIAKDFHQKKVIQPLNLNIEKNGIFGLLGPSGCGKTTLIKMIVGLIKPDAGKVTVLDHEVPNEALLMDVGYMAQSDALYTELTGAENLAFFAKLYRLSKKERRERIRYAAEIVQLTNDLNVRVAYYSGGMKRRLSLAVALIQNPEILILDEPTVGIDPLLKQSIWQELERLRNEDHKTIIITTHVMDEAERCDKLAMLREGEIIASGTPAALKTQYAVETLDDVFLRIGGGLS, encoded by the coding sequence ATGAAAAATGCTATTTCCATTGAAGGAATTGCTAAAGATTTTCACCAAAAAAAGGTCATTCAGCCATTGAACCTGAATATAGAAAAAAATGGGATTTTCGGCTTGCTAGGTCCATCCGGATGCGGAAAGACGACCTTGATTAAAATGATTGTCGGATTGATTAAGCCCGATGCGGGTAAAGTCACGGTTCTTGATCATGAAGTGCCAAATGAAGCACTGTTAATGGATGTCGGCTATATGGCACAGTCCGATGCTTTATATACAGAACTGACGGGAGCTGAAAATCTCGCATTTTTTGCGAAGCTTTACCGTTTATCGAAAAAGGAGCGAAGGGAACGCATTCGATATGCAGCTGAAATCGTACAATTGACGAATGATTTGAACGTTCGGGTAGCGTATTATTCCGGTGGGATGAAACGGCGTCTGTCACTGGCGGTAGCACTCATCCAAAACCCGGAGATCCTCATTTTGGATGAACCGACCGTAGGGATAGACCCTTTGCTGAAACAATCCATTTGGCAGGAACTTGAACGTTTAAGAAATGAAGATCATAAGACGATCATCATCACGACTCATGTGATGGATGAGGCGGAACGATGCGATAAACTGGCGATGCTCCGTGAAGGTGAAATAATCGCATCAGGAACACCGGCAGCTTTAAAAACACAATATGCAGTGGAAACGCTTGATGATGTTTTTTTGAGGATTGGAGGTGGACTATCATGA
- a CDS encoding TetR/AcrR family transcriptional regulator C-terminal domain-containing protein, translated as MGSIHEDMVHKTKLQIQHHFIALVEAEGFSHVTVKKIAERANINRGTFYLHYTDKYELMDHLQQELLNELQTRITAILPKEAFLALHHQQLYPPFVAIFQFISEHAHALRAILGDQGDPSFAKKIKRVFGEVLLERLISQHPAAKDEAFRKYMHAFMTSAILGVIQEWLENCDGQTVEEMAKIHFQILNFISQVRTFVQ; from the coding sequence ATGGGATCGATTCATGAGGATATGGTACATAAAACGAAACTGCAGATACAACATCATTTTATTGCACTCGTAGAGGCAGAGGGGTTCTCACATGTAACAGTGAAGAAAATTGCGGAACGCGCTAACATTAATCGGGGCACATTTTATTTGCATTATACGGATAAATATGAATTGATGGATCACTTACAGCAGGAATTGTTAAATGAACTTCAAACACGGATTACTGCCATTCTGCCGAAAGAGGCTTTTTTGGCTCTTCATCATCAACAACTTTACCCGCCCTTCGTAGCAATTTTTCAATTCATTAGTGAACATGCACATGCATTAAGGGCCATTCTTGGTGATCAGGGCGATCCTTCTTTTGCAAAAAAAATAAAGCGTGTATTCGGTGAAGTGCTGTTGGAGCGACTAATCAGCCAGCATCCAGCAGCAAAAGATGAGGCGTTTCGTAAGTATATGCATGCCTTCATGACATCAGCGATTTTAGGCGTGATACAGGAGTGGCTGGAGAATTGCGACGGCCAAACGGTGGAAGAAATGGCGAAAATTCATTTTCAAATCTTGAACTTCATCAGCCAAGTGCGGACATTCGTTCAATGA
- a CDS encoding MFS transporter, which translates to MTLKNSLVAWKYPSILLCGIGISNFGAWVYFIALNLIVLDMTDSALAVAGLYIVKPMAAIFTNVWAGSVIDRINKRNLMVALDLFRAVFIALLPLTSSIWVIYSLVFVINMAGAMFGTTSRSYITKLIPIEQRKRFNSLRSLMDSGAFLIGPAIAGLLFLIGTPVLAIYINAAALLLSGIITLFMPDLEKGRSLEQSSHYLSWTIMKKDWGIVMDFSRKFSYIMLIYFLFSCMVVMETAMDSQEAVFAKAVLLLSDSDYGFLVSIAGAGIIAGAIVNAVFINKIPISYLIGLGSLFVSIGYVIYALSNSFSMAAIGFFIIAFSLAFANTGFQTFYQNNIPVEIMGRVRSIFGLLEALLIIMTTAIVGVSAHFISIRLVVISGTMIMFAVSILLSILSMKASKSRYYSIGNAGEKM; encoded by the coding sequence TTGACATTAAAAAATTCATTAGTAGCTTGGAAATATCCTTCCATCCTATTGTGCGGGATCGGGATTTCCAACTTTGGTGCATGGGTTTATTTTATTGCACTTAATTTAATCGTGCTGGATATGACTGATTCAGCTTTAGCGGTAGCTGGACTTTATATCGTTAAACCGATGGCTGCCATATTTACGAATGTTTGGGCAGGCAGCGTGATTGACCGGATAAATAAGCGGAATCTAATGGTGGCACTTGACCTATTTCGAGCGGTATTCATAGCCTTGCTGCCATTGACTTCTTCTATTTGGGTCATCTATTCCCTTGTCTTCGTGATCAATATGGCAGGGGCCATGTTCGGAACGACATCAAGATCTTATATAACAAAATTAATACCCATTGAACAGAGGAAACGATTTAACTCGTTACGAAGCTTAATGGATTCTGGGGCTTTTTTGATTGGACCTGCGATAGCGGGTCTCCTTTTCTTGATCGGTACACCCGTTTTAGCCATTTACATTAACGCGGCTGCCTTATTATTATCCGGCATCATCACTCTATTCATGCCCGATCTTGAAAAGGGACGTTCCCTTGAACAATCCAGTCATTACCTGTCTTGGACCATCATGAAAAAGGATTGGGGCATCGTCATGGACTTCAGCCGGAAATTTTCCTATATCATGCTCATTTATTTCTTATTCAGCTGTATGGTAGTAATGGAAACGGCCATGGATTCCCAAGAAGCGGTGTTTGCCAAGGCCGTGCTCCTTTTGTCGGACAGCGATTACGGATTCCTTGTAAGCATCGCCGGGGCAGGCATCATTGCGGGTGCAATAGTCAATGCGGTATTCATCAATAAAATACCAATATCGTACCTAATTGGACTTGGATCTTTATTTGTATCGATAGGTTATGTGATCTATGCCCTTTCAAATTCCTTTTCGATGGCCGCCATCGGATTTTTCATCATTGCCTTTTCACTGGCTTTTGCCAACACAGGATTTCAAACATTTTATCAAAATAATATTCCAGTGGAGATTATGGGGAGGGTTCGAAGTATTTTTGGCTTGTTGGAAGCTTTACTGATCATCATGACTACAGCGATTGTTGGTGTCTCAGCTCATTTCATTTCGATTAGGTTGGTGGTCATTTCAGGTACCATGATCATGTTCGCCGTATCAATTTTACTGTCCATACTTAGTATGAAGGCCTCGAAGAGCAGGTATTATTCCATTGGGAATGCCGGGGAAAAAATGTAA
- a CDS encoding TrkH family potassium uptake protein translates to MIKAKNLLDPPKILVLGFAILILIGAYLLTLPISTENGNGLSFLDALFTSTSATCVTGLVVVDTGTTFTTFGELVILTLIQIGGLGFMTFATFFFFLLGKKISLKGRLLLQESLNNLSMAGVVKLVKRLLIFTAIIEGVGALILSIRFSFDMPVGKAIYYGVFHSISNFNNAGFDLMGEFRSLTPYVSDPFVTLTVAFLITFGGIGFIVMNELYEYRETHRLSVHTKVVLMTSLTLTIVGAILIFLFEFGNAKTLQPLSFMGKALSSLFQSVSPRTAGSNTLNIPDLTQPTLLLIIFLMFVGASPGSTGGGIKTTTFATLLGTVWSQIKGKGDVVLFRHRILNETIFKSLSVTFIGGFLVSIISILLTITESGSDFLMILFEATSAFATVGLSMGLTPELSPVGRLLIIFTMFAGRVGPLTLAFAIAMRRKPDPFRHPKGKIMIG, encoded by the coding sequence TTGATAAAAGCAAAAAATTTATTGGATCCGCCAAAAATCCTTGTACTCGGCTTTGCCATCCTGATACTTATTGGGGCCTATTTGCTGACCCTGCCGATTTCGACTGAAAATGGGAATGGCCTTTCTTTTCTGGATGCTTTATTCACCTCAACCTCCGCTACATGTGTAACAGGGCTTGTGGTGGTGGATACGGGAACGACTTTCACCACCTTTGGTGAGTTGGTCATCTTAACACTGATTCAGATAGGCGGCCTAGGGTTCATGACATTTGCCACGTTTTTCTTTTTCTTATTAGGCAAAAAGATTTCTTTAAAAGGCAGGTTACTCTTGCAGGAGTCCTTAAATAATCTATCCATGGCAGGTGTAGTCAAGTTAGTAAAACGGCTTTTAATTTTCACGGCCATCATTGAAGGCGTGGGTGCCCTTATCTTATCAATCCGCTTTTCTTTTGACATGCCAGTCGGCAAGGCGATCTATTACGGGGTTTTTCATTCCATATCGAATTTCAATAACGCCGGCTTTGATTTAATGGGGGAATTCAGGAGTTTGACCCCTTATGTATCGGACCCATTCGTAACCCTTACCGTCGCCTTCCTCATCACGTTTGGCGGAATAGGTTTTATCGTAATGAATGAACTATACGAATATCGTGAAACCCATCGTTTATCCGTACATACCAAGGTTGTTCTGATGACTAGCTTGACCCTTACAATCGTCGGCGCAATTTTAATCTTTTTATTCGAGTTCGGTAATGCCAAAACATTGCAGCCTTTATCTTTCATGGGTAAAGCGTTATCGTCTTTATTTCAATCGGTTTCACCAAGGACAGCAGGCTCCAATACGTTGAATATCCCTGATTTAACTCAACCTACATTACTGCTCATCATTTTCTTGATGTTCGTTGGGGCATCACCCGGATCGACTGGCGGCGGGATTAAAACAACAACATTTGCGACGCTTCTTGGAACGGTTTGGTCACAGATTAAAGGAAAGGGTGATGTGGTATTATTCCGTCACCGCATTTTGAATGAAACCATCTTTAAATCATTATCCGTTACATTCATCGGGGGCTTCCTCGTTTCAATCATTTCCATTCTGCTGACCATCACAGAAAGCGGAAGTGATTTCTTGATGATTTTATTTGAAGCCACTTCAGCATTCGCCACAGTGGGGCTTTCAATGGGTTTGACCCCCGAATTATCACCTGTTGGCCGATTGCTCATCATTTTCACGATGTTTGCAGGCCGGGTGGGTCCTTTGACTTTGGCCTTTGCCATCGCAATGAGGCGTAAGCCAGATCCCTTCCGTCATCCAAAAGGGAAAATCATGATTGGTTAA
- a CDS encoding TrkA family potassium uptake protein, translated as MGKRQYAVIGLGRFGSSVADRLYTAGQEVLGIDISEERVENAELSVTHAVMADTTEEETLKSIGIRNFDCVIVAIGNDMQSSILTTLLLKELGVKKVIAKALNKNHGQVLTKVGADWVIYPERDMGERVANQLLFPNMLNYIELSKEYNIEEIILPMSMKGKSLRELDLRAKYNISVIAIVSNGEIIIAPSPDQDIHEKDMLLVVGNKEDLAVFANIE; from the coding sequence ATGGGAAAACGACAATATGCCGTGATCGGTTTAGGCAGATTCGGAAGTAGTGTGGCAGATAGATTATATACCGCTGGCCAAGAGGTATTGGGTATTGATATCAGCGAGGAAAGAGTCGAGAATGCGGAACTGAGCGTTACCCATGCAGTCATGGCGGATACCACTGAAGAAGAGACATTGAAATCCATCGGAATCCGTAATTTTGATTGTGTCATCGTAGCCATCGGAAATGATATGCAATCAAGCATTTTGACTACCTTGCTTTTAAAAGAGCTTGGGGTCAAAAAGGTCATTGCCAAAGCACTTAATAAAAATCACGGTCAGGTGCTCACTAAAGTTGGTGCCGACTGGGTCATCTATCCTGAGAGGGATATGGGGGAACGGGTCGCGAATCAGCTCCTGTTCCCTAACATGCTGAACTATATCGAGCTGTCTAAAGAATACAATATCGAGGAAATCATCCTCCCCATGAGCATGAAGGGAAAAAGCCTCAGGGAACTTGATTTACGCGCAAAATATAATATCAGCGTCATTGCCATCGTGAGTAACGGAGAAATTATCATAGCACCGTCACCAGATCAGGATATCCATGAAAAAGATATGCTTTTGGTCGTTGGCAATAAAGAAGACCTAGCCGTCTTTGCAAATATTGAATAA
- a CDS encoding STAS domain-containing protein, which translates to MHRNKELYSFLLGEAAQLTEDWYATLNKNDKSGVYSSPDPKVIKKLKQQNNEFHLHFFQIFVTEEREFFKRLDEWIEDIGQDEQHLNTPIYFILREFFRTQEQYLDYIDRFVGLHGDRYTREEVNSWYRIVVKVFSEVMERFTEANHKYANKIMKAQQATIDELSTPIISLKDNTALLPLIGDIDTTRGMSLLENTLQKCAEKNVTRLFIDLSGVHAIDSASAHQLSQLIESLHLIGIHTTLSGLRPEIAMTAVKLQLPFDKVTIKSTLAQAISTIK; encoded by the coding sequence ATGCACAGAAATAAAGAACTATATTCCTTTTTATTAGGTGAGGCAGCTCAATTGACTGAGGATTGGTACGCAACATTGAATAAAAATGATAAGTCGGGGGTTTATAGCTCACCCGATCCCAAAGTGATTAAAAAACTGAAGCAACAAAATAATGAATTCCACTTACATTTCTTTCAGATATTTGTTACAGAGGAAAGGGAATTCTTTAAGCGTCTTGATGAGTGGATTGAAGATATCGGTCAGGATGAGCAGCATTTAAACACACCCATCTATTTTATATTGAGGGAGTTTTTTCGAACGCAAGAGCAATATCTGGATTACATTGACCGATTTGTGGGATTGCATGGAGATCGATATACACGGGAGGAAGTAAATTCCTGGTATCGGATAGTGGTCAAGGTGTTCAGTGAAGTGATGGAGAGGTTTACGGAAGCGAATCATAAATATGCCAATAAAATTATGAAAGCCCAACAGGCCACGATCGATGAATTGAGCACGCCCATCATTTCCCTTAAAGATAATACCGCGTTGCTTCCCCTGATAGGCGATATTGACACGACGAGGGGCATGTCCTTGCTTGAAAACACCTTACAAAAGTGCGCTGAAAAAAATGTCACCAGGCTTTTCATTGACCTATCGGGCGTTCATGCAATAGATAGTGCATCCGCCCACCAACTGTCACAATTGATTGAATCCTTACATTTGATCGGAATTCATACAACCCTTTCAGGACTTCGGCCGGAAATAGCCATGACTGCCGTTAAGCTTCAACTGCCTTTTGATAAAGTGACGATAAAGTCTACTCTTGCCCAAGCGATCAGTACGATAAAATAA
- a CDS encoding class I SAM-dependent methyltransferase encodes MSETITTYEDLLNMLDSLLREPTAFWNGFYEDREKGIPFFGNLPDENLVQYFDSGLLGSGKVLELGCGPGRNAIYLAQKGCSVDAVDLSKEALEWGKERAEESKVHVNFIQRNMFELDIGEGQYDFVYDSGCFHHIAPHRRINYLEMVKKALRPKGMYSITCFVEGGILGGADISDWEVYRQRSLKGGLGFTEEKLRMIFKDFEVVEIRKMRKMEQSDETFGVQGLWTAIFMKR; translated from the coding sequence TTGTCGGAGACGATTACAACCTATGAAGATCTATTGAACATGCTGGACTCGTTATTGCGTGAGCCCACTGCATTCTGGAATGGTTTTTATGAAGACCGTGAAAAAGGGATTCCCTTTTTCGGAAACCTCCCTGATGAGAATTTGGTTCAATACTTTGATAGTGGGTTACTTGGGTCAGGAAAGGTTCTTGAGCTTGGGTGCGGACCTGGAAGAAATGCTATTTACCTTGCTCAAAAGGGCTGTTCCGTTGATGCGGTGGATCTTTCAAAGGAAGCCTTGGAATGGGGGAAAGAACGAGCGGAAGAAAGCAAAGTGCACGTGAACTTCATTCAAAGGAATATGTTTGAATTGGACATTGGGGAAGGGCAATATGACTTTGTATATGATTCAGGTTGTTTTCATCATATTGCTCCACATCGAAGGATCAATTATTTAGAGATGGTGAAAAAGGCGTTAAGGCCTAAGGGAATGTATTCGATTACTTGTTTTGTGGAAGGCGGCATATTGGGTGGTGCAGATATCTCGGATTGGGAGGTATATAGGCAAAGAAGCCTTAAAGGCGGATTAGGTTTTACTGAAGAAAAACTTAGAATGATCTTCAAGGATTTTGAAGTGGTGGAAATACGTAAAATGAGGAAAATGGAACAATCTGATGAAACCTTTGGGGTGCAGGGTTTATGGACCGCAATATTTATGAAAAGGTAA